AAGAAATGCTCAAAAGAATTTTTAATGAACAATTATTAAATACCGGATCAGGAATTTCTCCGTTTAATGCCTGGCTGATTTTGAGAGGATTGAGAACACTTCCGATGCGGCTTGAACATATTTCAAAATCTACAAGAAAAGTAATCGCTTACTTAAAAAACCACCCGAAAATTGAAAGAGTAATTTTTCCTTTTGATGAAGATTTTCCGCAGCTGGAACTGGCGAAAGAACAAATGTCAGGTGCTTGCGGACTTTTCACGATTGTACTAAAAGCCAGCTCACTTGATCAGATTGAGCTTTTTACATATTCTCTGAAACATTTTCTGGTGGCTGTTTCCTGGGGAGGGCACGAGTCACTTATTATGCCACAGGCTGCCGGATTGGCACCGGAAGCTTTTGATGCAAGCAACGAAAGGCATCGTTTTGCGCGTATTTATATCGGTTTCGAAGATCCTGATTATCTGATCAAAGATTTTGAACAGGCTTTGGAAGTTCTAATCTAAGGGTTACTGATTAATTGTTAATTGTTAATATCACCCGGCTTAATCATTACCTTACTTTAATTTTGAAGAAACGACCTGACCATACATGAAAACCATACTCATTGTCGAAGACGACAGGCGCATTGCCCAAAATATTTACCGTGGACTGCATGCTGAAAATTTTGAAGCGGAAATTGCGTACGACGGTATTACAGGTAAAAATCTGGCTTTAAGTAAAAAGTTTGATCTGATTTTGCTGGATGTGAACCTTCCGGGTCTGAAAGGTTATGACGTTTGTCAGCAAATCCGTGTTTACAAACCTTCAATTCCAATCATCATGCTGACTGCTTATGGTGAAGTTGAAGATAAAGTTGAAGGATTGAACAAAGGAGCGAATGATTATATCGTCAAACCGTTTGATTTCAGGGAATTAATGGCACGTATCAATGCGGCTTTACGCGTCTCTGAATTGAATAATCCGGAAACAGAAAACCAGACCTTACGTATAGCTGATCTTGAATTAAACGTTGGTACCAAAGAAGTTATCCGAGCCGGAAAATCTATTGAACTGACGGCAAAGGAATTTGCCCTACTGGAATATTTTCTAATGCATCGCGGACGGGTGGTTTCTAAAATGGATCTGGCAGAGCATGTCTGGCATTTGAATTTTGATCCGGGCACAAATGTTGTGGAAGTTTATATTAATTATTTGCGTAAGAAAATTGACAAAAATTTCGATACCAAACTGATCCATACCCGGCCAGGTTTGGGATATATTATGAAAGAAGAATGAGTCGTTTACTAATAAAATAATTCTGGACCACTCCTTGAAATAAGCATATCAGTGAAAATAAAAGACCGGATCGCCCTGCAATTTACCCTGATGGTAGCTGTAATACTTCTGCTTTTTTCAGCAGCAATTTACAGTTTATCAGCACGTTACCGCCAGGAAGAATTTTATGACCGGCTAAAAAGTAAAGCACAAACAACCTGCCGGCTTCTGGTAAAGGTGAAGGGTATTGACAAAGATCTTTTGAAGATCATTGACAAAAATACCCTGACGGAAATGCTTGATGAAAAAGTATTGATTTTCAATAGTAAAGATGAATTGGTTTATTCGAGCGTTGACGACAAACTGATCACGTATCACGCTGAATTACTGAAAGAAGTAAGAGCAAATAAGGAAATGGAATTTTTGCAGGATGACAGCGAAACCATTGGCTTACTTTATCAGGAAGGTGATGAACCGCTTGTGGTACTGGCATCTGCTTTTGACAAATTCGGACGTAACAAACTTGATAATCTTTTACAGATCCTCGCCTGGGGTCTTGTTGGTGGTATCGGGTTAACCGTGGCACTGGGTATTTATTTTGCCAGTAATTCCCTGAAACCCATTAGTTTGATCAATCAGCAGGTTTCACAGATCACGGCGCATAATCTTGCGCAAAAGCTGGATGAGGGAAACCGGAAAGATGAAATTGCCCAGCTTGCAATTAATTTTAATACTGTACTCGACCGGCTCAACAAAGCTTTTGAACAACAAAAAAGTTTTGTTTCACACGCCTCCCACGAACTGCGAACGCCTCTGGCAGCGCTAAAATCAGAGATCCAGCTTGGCCAGCGTTTCACCAAAAATAATCCTGAACTGGAAGAGGTTTTTGAAAATCTATTTTCTGATACAGAGCGGCTAATAAGCATTACCAATAACCTACTTTTCCTGGCCCGGTCCATTGAAAATATGGGCAATATGAAGTCAACTTCGGTCCGGATTGAAGATATTGCTTTTCTGGCAAAGGAGGAGATTCTTTCTTCTTTCCCCAATTATAATATCCTGATCGATTATATCTCAATTCCTGAAAATGAGAATGATACGGTGATCGACGGAAATGAAGAATTACTAAAACGTGTGCTTCTAAACCTGATCGATAACGCCTGCAAATATTCTTCCAATCATACAGCTCGTGTTTTGATTGACACAAATGAATCAAATTGCGTTGTTAAGGTTATAGATGAAGGGATTGGTATCAGTCAGGAAGACATCCCTTATCTTTTTGACCCGTTTTATAGATCGTCTCACACCAGCGAAGTACCTGGCTTTGGTATCGGGCTTTCCATTTGTCAGCGCATTATTGATCTGCACCACGGTACCATAAAAGTAACCAGTGAGTTGGGGAAAGGAAGCGAATTTCAGGTCAGTTTGAGGCATGTTTAGCATTCTAATTTTTTTCTAAGGTTATTCTAAGCCTCCTGTAATACCCGGTGACGAATATCGCATCTTTCTAAAATGGAATTATGCGAACTTACTTCACCGTACTCTTACTTTTTTTCACTATCAGTTTACGAGCCCAGGATACGCTCCGGCTCACGATCCGGCAAGCGGACAGTATTTTCTTACAAAAAAACCTTGACATCTTAGCGGAAAAGTATCAGATCGATATTTCCAAATCCCAGGAAATTCAGGACAAACTTTGGGCTAATCCCACACTTTCACTTGAACTAAGTGCTTACAACCATTCACGTGGTGCTTTTGACGTTGGCCGCCAAGGACAAAAAGCGGTAACAATCCAGCAATTAATCACCACTGCCGGAAAAAGAAATAAGCGTGTTGCACTGGACATGGAATCTACCAGAAAAACGGAATTTCAGTTTTACGATCTGATCAGAACGCTGAAATTTGAGCTCCGGGAAATGTTTTTCGAAACCTATTATCTGAGCCAGACCATTGCGCTGTACGATACGCAGATTGCAACGTTGAACACAACCGTAACTGCATTTGACAAAGAATACAACCGCCAGAATATTTCGCTGAAAGAAGTGGTACGTTTAAAAGCACTTCTTTTCCAGCTTACCAATGACCGGGCGAATATTGTTTTCGAGCTGTCGGATAATCAGCGCGATTTGAGGACATTATTGAATACTGAGCTTCCTGTAAAACCGGTTGTTGACAGTACGGATATCAGCCGGTACCAGTTAAGAAATTATAATCTGACACTTCTTCGAGACAGAGCTCTTCAAAGCCGGTCAGATTTGAAAGTAGCTGAATCTGCTACCAAACAGGCGGAACTTAATTATACCTTACAAAAATCACTGGCAGTTCCTGATTTGCAAATCGGCGGAATTTATGACCAGGCAAGTAATTACGTCAACAACTATTTCGGATTAAATCTTGCTATGGATTTGCCTTTTTTTAATAGAAACCAGGGAAATATCCGGGCCGCAAAAACCAATATATCCTACTTCAAAACAGCCGAAACTGCCAAGCAGAACAGTATCAACAATGAGGTTAATGCAGCGTTGCAAAAAGTTTTTGTAGCTGAAAAAGCTTATCAGGGCGTTGAAAGCCAATTTACCAATCAGTTCAAATTACTGAGCAAAGGCTTCTATGACAATTTCCAGAAACGGAATATTACGCTGCTTGAATTTATTGACTTCATCGAGACTTACAACGAAAGCATCAAAGAGTTTAACCGGTTGCAAGCGGACCGGATAAAGGTATATGAAGAGCTCAATTTCGTAGTTGGCGAGGAGCTTTTTAATTAATAAACGAATTCAATTTCTTACATACTTACGGATGAAAGCTGAAACAAAGCAATTAGATCTATCAATTATCGGCAAAAGGCCAGGCTCGGGGAAAAATTTGGTTTATGTATGTTCACTGGCTTTAATAAGTCTTTGCTTTTCGTCCTGCCACAAAGCGGAAGAAAAAC
The nucleotide sequence above comes from Dyadobacter subterraneus. Encoded proteins:
- a CDS encoding TolC family protein codes for the protein MRTYFTVLLLFFTISLRAQDTLRLTIRQADSIFLQKNLDILAEKYQIDISKSQEIQDKLWANPTLSLELSAYNHSRGAFDVGRQGQKAVTIQQLITTAGKRNKRVALDMESTRKTEFQFYDLIRTLKFELREMFFETYYLSQTIALYDTQIATLNTTVTAFDKEYNRQNISLKEVVRLKALLFQLTNDRANIVFELSDNQRDLRTLLNTELPVKPVVDSTDISRYQLRNYNLTLLRDRALQSRSDLKVAESATKQAELNYTLQKSLAVPDLQIGGIYDQASNYVNNYFGLNLAMDLPFFNRNQGNIRAAKTNISYFKTAETAKQNSINNEVNAALQKVFVAEKAYQGVESQFTNQFKLLSKGFYDNFQKRNITLLEFIDFIETYNESIKEFNRLQADRIKVYEELNFVVGEELFN
- a CDS encoding sensor histidine kinase, with the translated sequence MKIKDRIALQFTLMVAVILLLFSAAIYSLSARYRQEEFYDRLKSKAQTTCRLLVKVKGIDKDLLKIIDKNTLTEMLDEKVLIFNSKDELVYSSVDDKLITYHAELLKEVRANKEMEFLQDDSETIGLLYQEGDEPLVVLASAFDKFGRNKLDNLLQILAWGLVGGIGLTVALGIYFASNSLKPISLINQQVSQITAHNLAQKLDEGNRKDEIAQLAINFNTVLDRLNKAFEQQKSFVSHASHELRTPLAALKSEIQLGQRFTKNNPELEEVFENLFSDTERLISITNNLLFLARSIENMGNMKSTSVRIEDIAFLAKEEILSSFPNYNILIDYISIPENENDTVIDGNEELLKRVLLNLIDNACKYSSNHTARVLIDTNESNCVVKVIDEGIGISQEDIPYLFDPFYRSSHTSEVPGFGIGLSICQRIIDLHHGTIKVTSELGKGSEFQVSLRHV
- a CDS encoding response regulator transcription factor; amino-acid sequence: MKTILIVEDDRRIAQNIYRGLHAENFEAEIAYDGITGKNLALSKKFDLILLDVNLPGLKGYDVCQQIRVYKPSIPIIMLTAYGEVEDKVEGLNKGANDYIVKPFDFRELMARINAALRVSELNNPETENQTLRIADLELNVGTKEVIRAGKSIELTAKEFALLEYFLMHRGRVVSKMDLAEHVWHLNFDPGTNVVEVYINYLRKKIDKNFDTKLIHTRPGLGYIMKEE